Proteins encoded by one window of Tunturibacter psychrotolerans:
- a CDS encoding PEP-CTERM sorting domain-containing protein (PEP-CTERM proteins occur, often in large numbers, in the proteomes of bacteria that also encode an exosortase, a predicted intramembrane cysteine proteinase. The presence of a PEP-CTERM domain at a protein's C-terminus predicts cleavage within the sorting domain, followed by covalent anchoring to some some component of the (usually Gram-negative) cell surface. Many PEP-CTERM proteins exhibit an unusual sequence composition that includes large numbers of potential glycosylation sites. Expression of one such protein has been shown restore the ability of a bacterium to form floc, a type of biofilm.): MGTTVGPASGTYYAVTDQDDPGAHSLTQTFTLPGGGAVLSFDMFVNNYGSDGTVCGGGLDYTVSSVECDRVDILTAGASAFDTGSGVVENLIEGSDTPLGTVNPYISYTFDLSGLAPGTYQLRFAEADNDGYFNMGVDDVSLVTLTTATPEPSSLVLLATGAVGLAGALRRRFRSGL, translated from the coding sequence GTGGGCACCACGGTTGGACCAGCTTCAGGCACCTATTACGCGGTGACTGATCAGGACGATCCCGGCGCCCACTCTCTTACCCAGACCTTCACCCTCCCGGGCGGAGGTGCTGTTCTGAGCTTCGACATGTTCGTCAATAATTACGGTTCTGATGGCACGGTCTGCGGCGGCGGCTTAGATTACACGGTCTCCTCGGTGGAATGCGACCGTGTGGACATCCTCACCGCAGGTGCGAGTGCGTTTGATACGGGCTCGGGTGTCGTCGAAAATCTGATCGAGGGGTCCGACACTCCTCTCGGAACTGTGAATCCTTACATTTCTTACACGTTTGATCTCTCGGGGCTCGCTCCCGGAACCTACCAGTTACGCTTTGCCGAAGCCGATAACGACGGCTACTTCAATATGGGCGTGGACGACGTAAGCCTGGTAACTTTGACGACCGCGACACCTGAACCGTCCTCCCTTGTTCTGCTGGCCACCGGCGCGGTTGGTTTGGCAGGAGCGTTGCGACGGAGATTTCGTTCGGGCTTGTAA
- the rpoC gene encoding DNA-directed RNA polymerase subunit beta': MFRSSPFELTGPIADFDAIKIQLASPEKIRSWSHGEVTKPETINYRTFKPERDGLFCARIFGPITDWECLCGKYKRMKHRGVICDKCGVEVTLSKVRRERLGHIELASPCSHVWFFKGLPSRIGHLLDISLRELEAVLYFESYVVVDPGDAPVKEREVIKDETKFRELDQQYRPSGFKAMMGAEAIKELLKRVEVNELSIELRERMKSETSLQKKLKYSKRLKIVEAFRKSDNLPQWMILDVIPVIPPELRPLVPLDGGRFATSDLNDLYRRVINRNNRLKKLMDLHAPEVIVRNEKRMLQEAVDALFDNGRRGRVLRGANNRPLKSLSDTLKGKQGRFRQNLLGKRVDYSGRSVIVVGPELKLHQCGLPKKMALELFKPFIYHRLEQTGHCTTIKQAKEMVEMQEPIVWDILEEVIKDHPVLLNRAPTLHRLGIQAFEPVLVEGKAIKIHPLVCTAFNADFDGDQMAVHIPLSPEAQIEASVLMLASHNILSPASGQPITVPTQDLVLGLYYLTKAKVNAKGEGRVFANIEEVFMALEAKQVETLTPIRLRYTGPVLDMTTAYDDQDLTHTEPVEFNKQYINTTVGRAILNDALPEGMPYVNGLLKKKGIGQLINYCYLNLGLEVTVKTLDRVKDLGFTYATRSGLSVGLDDMVIPDSKYTVVGDAEKQVLAMQQQYLDGAITNGERSNKVIQMWSGVTERVADEMFNNMKRADKEGAMNPIYIMADSGARGSKQQIRQLSGMRGLMAKPSGEIIETPITANFREGLTVLQYFISTHGARKGLADTALKTADSGYLTRRLVDVAQDVIISHNDCGTVEGIYVTPIIEAGETIEPLRDRIIGRVSLEKLKDFEGKTIVDINQEIDEDLANAIQAAGIERVKIRSVLTCESKRGVCILCYGRNLGSGKMVEMGEAVGVIAAQSIGEPGTQLTMRTFHIGGTASRVSDASHLEAKNVGTVRFINLVTVRSKDGGLVAFNRNGSLAIVDDKGREKERYAVVYGAKLKVEEGQQVAQGDRLGEWDPYTFSLLTEIAGTVQFKDLQEGVTLNEEVDEVTGLSRLVVADSSDEKRQPAIIIKSAHGNKRYLMPSRAHLMVADGDEIFPGDILAKIPRETTRTKDITGGLPRVVELFEARKPRDPAIISKIDGVVRFGEVSKGQRKVYVTADNGQEEEYSVPRGTYVNVQEGERLRAGDALIDGPRNPHDILEVLGERALQQYLVNEIQEVYRLQGVTISDKHIETIVRQMLRWVKIEEVGDTSFLVDQQTDRFRFNAENQRVLMSGGKPAIGRSLLLGITKASLSTDSFISAASFQETTRVLTEASINGSIDTLRGLKENVIVGRLIPAGTGMEYYRNVQLSPELEEAAAQVQQEVASAIEAEERELEQMRMEGEQEELAAE; encoded by the coding sequence ATGTTTCGCTCCAGCCCATTTGAACTGACCGGACCCATCGCCGACTTCGACGCCATCAAGATCCAGCTCGCCAGCCCCGAGAAGATCCGCAGCTGGTCGCACGGCGAGGTCACCAAGCCAGAAACCATCAACTACCGCACCTTCAAGCCCGAGCGCGACGGCCTATTCTGCGCACGCATCTTCGGACCCATCACCGACTGGGAGTGCCTCTGCGGCAAGTACAAGCGCATGAAGCACCGCGGCGTCATCTGCGACAAATGCGGCGTCGAAGTCACCCTCTCGAAGGTTCGCCGCGAACGCCTCGGCCACATCGAGCTCGCCAGCCCCTGCTCGCACGTCTGGTTCTTCAAGGGCCTGCCCTCGCGTATCGGCCACCTGCTCGACATCAGCCTGCGTGAGCTCGAAGCTGTTCTCTACTTCGAGTCCTACGTCGTGGTCGATCCAGGCGACGCGCCCGTCAAGGAGCGCGAAGTTATCAAGGACGAGACCAAGTTCCGCGAACTCGATCAGCAGTACCGCCCCTCCGGCTTCAAGGCCATGATGGGCGCCGAGGCCATCAAGGAACTCCTCAAGCGCGTCGAAGTCAACGAGCTCTCCATCGAGCTGCGCGAGCGCATGAAGTCCGAAACCTCGCTGCAGAAGAAGCTCAAGTACTCCAAGCGCCTCAAGATCGTCGAGGCCTTCCGCAAGTCCGACAACCTGCCCCAGTGGATGATCCTCGACGTGATCCCCGTGATCCCGCCAGAGCTGCGTCCTCTCGTTCCGCTCGACGGCGGCCGTTTCGCCACGTCCGACCTGAACGACCTGTATCGCCGCGTGATCAACCGTAACAACCGGCTCAAGAAGCTGATGGACCTCCACGCTCCTGAGGTCATCGTCCGCAACGAGAAGCGCATGCTGCAGGAGGCCGTCGACGCTCTGTTCGACAACGGCCGCCGTGGCCGCGTCCTCCGCGGTGCGAACAACCGTCCGCTGAAGTCGCTCTCCGACACCCTCAAGGGCAAGCAGGGTCGCTTCCGTCAGAACCTTCTCGGTAAGCGCGTCGACTACTCCGGTCGTTCGGTCATCGTCGTCGGTCCCGAGCTGAAGCTGCATCAGTGCGGTCTTCCCAAGAAGATGGCGCTCGAGCTCTTCAAGCCCTTCATCTATCACCGCCTCGAGCAGACCGGTCACTGCACCACCATCAAGCAGGCCAAAGAGATGGTCGAAATGCAGGAACCCATCGTCTGGGACATCCTCGAAGAGGTCATCAAGGATCACCCGGTTCTTCTGAACCGCGCCCCGACGCTTCACCGTCTCGGCATCCAGGCCTTCGAGCCCGTGCTCGTTGAAGGTAAGGCGATCAAGATCCATCCGCTCGTCTGCACCGCCTTCAACGCGGACTTCGACGGCGACCAGATGGCCGTTCACATCCCGCTCTCGCCTGAGGCCCAAATCGAAGCCAGCGTACTCATGCTCGCTTCGCACAACATCCTCTCGCCCGCCAGCGGTCAGCCCATCACCGTTCCGACGCAGGACCTCGTCCTCGGCCTCTACTACCTCACCAAGGCGAAGGTTAACGCCAAGGGTGAAGGCCGCGTCTTCGCCAACATCGAAGAGGTCTTCATGGCTCTCGAAGCGAAGCAGGTCGAGACCCTCACCCCGATCCGTCTGCGCTACACCGGCCCTGTCCTCGACATGACCACCGCGTACGACGATCAGGACCTCACCCACACCGAGCCGGTCGAGTTCAACAAGCAGTACATCAACACGACCGTCGGCCGCGCCATCCTCAACGATGCGCTTCCCGAGGGCATGCCTTACGTCAACGGCCTGCTCAAGAAGAAGGGCATCGGTCAGCTCATCAACTACTGCTACCTGAACCTCGGCCTCGAAGTCACCGTCAAGACTCTCGACCGCGTCAAGGATCTGGGCTTCACCTATGCCACGCGCTCCGGCCTTTCGGTCGGTCTCGACGACATGGTCATCCCCGACTCCAAGTACACCGTCGTGGGCGATGCCGAAAAGCAGGTTCTCGCCATGCAGCAGCAGTACCTCGACGGAGCCATCACCAACGGTGAGCGCTCCAACAAGGTCATCCAGATGTGGTCGGGAGTTACCGAGCGCGTCGCCGATGAGATGTTCAACAACATGAAGCGTGCCGACAAGGAAGGAGCCATGAACCCGATTTACATCATGGCCGACTCCGGTGCTCGTGGATCCAAACAGCAGATCCGTCAGCTCTCCGGCATGCGTGGTTTGATGGCCAAGCCCTCCGGCGAAATCATCGAAACCCCCATCACGGCGAACTTCCGCGAAGGTCTCACCGTGCTGCAGTACTTCATCTCAACGCACGGCGCACGTAAGGGCCTCGCCGATACCGCACTCAAGACCGCCGACTCGGGTTATCTCACCCGCCGTCTGGTCGACGTTGCGCAGGATGTCATCATCTCGCACAACGACTGCGGCACTGTCGAAGGCATCTACGTCACCCCCATCATCGAAGCCGGCGAGACCATCGAGCCCCTGCGCGACCGCATCATCGGCCGCGTCTCGCTCGAGAAGCTCAAGGACTTCGAGGGCAAGACCATCGTCGACATCAACCAGGAGATCGACGAAGATCTCGCCAACGCCATTCAGGCCGCGGGTATCGAGCGCGTCAAGATTCGCTCGGTTCTCACCTGCGAATCCAAGCGTGGCGTCTGCATCCTCTGCTACGGCCGTAACCTCGGCTCCGGCAAGATGGTTGAGATGGGCGAAGCCGTCGGCGTCATCGCGGCGCAGTCCATCGGCGAGCCCGGTACTCAGCTCACCATGCGTACCTTCCACATCGGCGGTACGGCATCACGCGTATCCGACGCTTCGCACCTCGAAGCCAAGAACGTCGGTACCGTACGCTTTATCAACCTCGTCACCGTTCGCTCCAAGGACGGCGGCCTGGTTGCCTTCAACCGCAACGGTTCTCTTGCCATCGTCGATGACAAGGGCCGCGAGAAGGAGCGTTACGCTGTCGTCTACGGTGCCAAGCTCAAGGTCGAAGAGGGCCAGCAGGTAGCGCAGGGCGATCGCCTCGGCGAGTGGGATCCGTACACCTTCTCGCTCCTCACCGAGATCGCTGGAACCGTCCAGTTCAAGGACCTCCAGGAAGGCGTCACCCTCAACGAAGAAGTCGACGAAGTCACCGGCCTCAGCCGCCTGGTCGTTGCCGACTCCTCCGATGAGAAGCGTCAGCCCGCGATCATCATCAAGTCCGCTCACGGCAACAAGCGTTACCTCATGCCTTCACGCGCTCACCTCATGGTGGCCGACGGCGACGAGATCTTCCCCGGCGACATCCTTGCCAAGATCCCACGCGAAACAACGCGTACCAAGGACATCACCGGCGGTCTCCCACGCGTCGTCGAACTCTTCGAGGCTCGCAAGCCGCGCGACCCGGCAATCATCAGCAAGATCGATGGTGTCGTTCGCTTCGGTGAAGTCTCGAAGGGTCAGCGCAAGGTCTACGTCACTGCGGACAACGGTCAGGAAGAGGAGTACAGCGTTCCCCGCGGTACGTACGTCAACGTGCAGGAAGGCGAACGCCTCCGTGCCGGTGATGCGCTCATCGACGGTCCTCGCAACCCGCACGACATTCTGGAAGTTCTCGGCGAGCGCGCATTGCAGCAGTACCTCGTCAACGAAATCCAGGAAGTCTACCGGCTCCAGGGCGTTACCATCTCCGACAAGCACATCGAAACCATCGTTCGTCAGATGCTTCGCTGGGTCAAGATCGAAGAAGTCGGTGACACCAGCTTCCTCGTCGATCAGCAGACCGACCGCTTCCGCTTCAACGCCGAGAACCAGCGCGTGTTGATGTCCGGCGGCAAGCCTGCCATCGGCCGTTCGCTCCTGCTCGGCATCACCAAGGCGTCGCTCTCGACCGACAGCTTCATCTCGGCCGCCAGCTTCCAGGAGACCACCCGCGTACTCACTGAAGCCAGCATCAACGGCTCCATCGACACGCTCCGTGGCCTCAAGGAAAACGTCATCGTAGGCCGCCTCATCCCCGCCGGCACCGGCATGGAGTACTACCGCAACGTCCAGCTCTCACCCGAGCTAGAGGAAGCGGCAGCCCAGGTCCAGCAGGAAGTGGCATCCGCCATCGAAGCCGAAGAGCGCGAGCTAGAGCAGATGCGCATGGAAGGCGAACAAGAAGAACTAGCCGCCGAGTAG
- the rpoB gene encoding DNA-directed RNA polymerase subunit beta translates to MSGESNNSEMRAIRSRLDFSKIPTSIQIPNLIEVQRRSYERFLQMDKLPQEREDNGLQSVFTSVFPITDFRNVSELEFVDFSIGNWECKCGYLKGLNHLRTACTNCGHMVITDPFHPGDVLCNFCGTYNKNTPDFCTKCGDPVGLQLKYDQAECEERGMTYSAPLKVTIRLKIYDKDPETGVKSLRDMKEQEVFFGDIPLMSQNGTFIVNGTERVIVSQLHRSPGVFFETANNRTYFLGKIIPYRGSWVEFEYDQKNTLYVRIDRKRKFLGTIFLRALGLRTDEEILKTFYTVDTINVADGKLHWKVVPEGQLSNLQGTRPAHAITVKGEEIAPATRKISAHTVKGLRSHKIESVEVETSEFDGAMTASDVVDLTTGELLYEANQELTADKLHKIIQSGVTSIEVFFPERDDVGNIITNTLRRDSVRKPEEALIEIYRKLRPGDPPTLDTATALFEGMFFDPRKYDFSRVGRLKFNIKLYENQDPSGLDNRTLTPEDFYGTIRYLLKLRKNIGVVDDIDHLGNRRVRAVGELMENQFRIGLVRMERAIKEKMSVYQEMSTAMPHDLINAKPVMAAIREFFGSSQLSQFMDQTNPLSEITHKRRLSALGPGGLSRERAGFEVRDVHPTHYGRICPIETPEGPNIGLISSLSCFARINEYGFIESPYRRVKDGRALDYVSVSNAGESGLRQGDYLEIEEARAKNAELKKAGKRTMDLAPFSFYLSAWEEDRHTIAQANIELDEKLNIVQDVVDARRQGNFVLVNKSEVDYVDVSPKQLVSVAASLVPFLEHDDANRALMGANMQRQSVPLLVAEAPFVGTGMEGVTARDSGAVILAKRNGIIDSVDSERIIVRVEGEHHPTQLSREVGSDIYQLTKFKRSNQNTCINQKPIVRKGDRVVKGQVIADGPCTEQGELGLGRNVLVAFMPWRGYNFEDAILISEKLVREDYYTSIHIEEFEIEARDTKLGPEEITRDIPNVSEHALRDLDDSGIIRIGAKIGHNDILVGKVTPKGETQLTPEEKLLRAIFGEKAGDVRDASLTCPPGIEGTVVDVRIFSRKGQEKDERAKQIEQEMIEKLERNLADEIRILTDERLKRLEAILGTKEVLADLHDERTNKKLLNKGDILDRDTIELISTRNLKRIRYADKDPRVNEQIDEIEEMTSRQIDVLRKITNEKIGKMQKGDELSPGVIKMVKVYIAMKRKLSVGDKMAGRHGNKGVIARILPEEDMPYLPDGTPVEIVLNPLGVPSRMNVGQILETHLGWAAHELGKQVAELAATMQSANEVRELFKARFAGTAALNQLLDLDDEQTLRVAAGMKRGIWFGTAVFDGARETEIKALLKSAGLPSSGKSQLYDGMVGEPFEQPATVGYIYMLKLSHLVDDKIHARSIGPYSLITQQPLGGKAQFGGQRFGEMEVWALEAYGAAYILQELLTAKSDDVFGRTKIYEAIVKGEAAIEPGVPESFNVLIRELQSLCLDVELIKQADQKKQPLPAIAAAD, encoded by the coding sequence ATGTCTGGCGAGTCCAACAACAGCGAAATGCGCGCGATCCGAAGCCGTCTTGATTTTTCCAAGATCCCCACATCCATCCAGATTCCCAACCTCATTGAAGTTCAGCGCCGCAGCTACGAGCGCTTCCTGCAGATGGACAAGCTCCCGCAGGAGCGCGAAGACAACGGCCTCCAGTCCGTCTTCACCTCCGTCTTCCCCATCACCGACTTCCGCAACGTCTCCGAGCTTGAGTTCGTCGACTTCTCGATCGGCAACTGGGAGTGCAAGTGCGGCTACCTCAAGGGTCTCAACCACCTGCGCACGGCCTGCACCAACTGCGGCCACATGGTTATCACCGACCCCTTTCATCCGGGCGACGTTCTTTGCAACTTCTGCGGAACCTACAACAAGAACACACCTGACTTCTGCACCAAGTGCGGCGACCCTGTCGGCCTGCAGCTGAAGTACGACCAGGCAGAGTGCGAAGAGCGTGGCATGACCTACTCCGCCCCTCTCAAAGTCACCATCCGTCTGAAGATCTACGACAAGGACCCGGAGACCGGCGTCAAGAGCCTGCGCGACATGAAGGAGCAAGAAGTCTTCTTTGGCGACATTCCGCTCATGTCGCAGAACGGCACGTTCATCGTCAACGGCACCGAGCGCGTTATCGTGTCGCAACTCCACCGCTCGCCCGGTGTCTTCTTCGAGACTGCGAACAACCGCACCTACTTCCTCGGAAAGATCATTCCGTACCGCGGCAGCTGGGTCGAGTTCGAGTACGACCAGAAGAACACCCTCTACGTCCGTATCGACCGCAAGCGCAAGTTCCTCGGCACCATCTTCCTGCGCGCGCTCGGCCTGCGTACCGATGAAGAGATCCTCAAGACCTTCTACACCGTCGACACCATCAACGTAGCCGACGGCAAGCTGCACTGGAAGGTCGTTCCTGAAGGCCAGCTCAGCAACCTGCAGGGAACTCGTCCGGCCCATGCCATCACCGTCAAGGGTGAAGAGATTGCTCCTGCCACACGCAAGATCTCCGCTCACACTGTGAAGGGTCTACGCAGCCACAAGATCGAGTCGGTCGAAGTTGAGACCAGCGAGTTCGACGGTGCGATGACTGCCTCTGACGTCGTCGATCTCACCACCGGCGAACTGCTCTACGAAGCCAACCAGGAGCTGACCGCCGACAAGCTGCACAAGATCATCCAGTCCGGCGTCACCAGCATCGAGGTCTTCTTCCCCGAGCGTGACGACGTGGGCAACATCATCACCAACACTCTGCGTCGCGACTCCGTTCGCAAGCCTGAGGAAGCTCTCATCGAGATCTACCGCAAGCTGCGTCCAGGCGACCCACCGACGCTCGACACCGCGACTGCACTCTTCGAAGGCATGTTCTTCGATCCGCGCAAGTATGACTTCTCGCGCGTCGGCCGTCTCAAGTTCAACATCAAGCTGTACGAGAACCAGGATCCCTCCGGCCTCGACAACCGCACGCTCACGCCTGAGGATTTCTACGGCACCATTCGCTACCTCCTCAAGCTGCGCAAGAACATCGGCGTCGTCGACGACATCGATCACCTTGGCAACCGCCGCGTTCGCGCTGTCGGTGAGTTGATGGAGAACCAGTTCCGTATCGGCCTCGTCCGTATGGAGCGCGCCATCAAGGAAAAGATGTCGGTCTATCAGGAGATGTCGACCGCGATGCCGCATGACCTCATCAACGCCAAGCCAGTCATGGCCGCGATTCGTGAGTTCTTCGGCTCCTCGCAGCTCTCGCAGTTCATGGACCAGACCAACCCCCTGTCGGAGATCACGCACAAGCGTCGCCTCTCCGCCCTTGGGCCCGGTGGTCTGTCGCGTGAGCGCGCTGGCTTCGAAGTCCGCGACGTGCACCCCACTCACTACGGCCGCATCTGCCCGATTGAGACGCCGGAAGGCCCGAACATCGGTCTTATCTCGTCGCTCTCCTGCTTTGCGCGCATCAACGAGTACGGCTTCATCGAGTCGCCGTATCGTCGCGTGAAGGATGGCCGTGCGCTCGACTACGTCTCCGTGTCGAACGCCGGCGAGTCCGGTCTGCGTCAGGGTGACTACCTCGAGATCGAAGAGGCCCGCGCCAAGAATGCAGAGCTGAAGAAGGCTGGCAAGCGCACTATGGATCTTGCTCCGTTCAGCTTCTACCTCTCGGCTTGGGAAGAAGACCGCCACACGATCGCGCAGGCGAACATCGAGCTCGATGAGAAGTTGAACATCGTGCAGGATGTCGTCGACGCTCGTCGTCAGGGTAACTTCGTCCTCGTCAACAAGTCCGAAGTGGACTACGTTGACGTCTCGCCGAAGCAGCTCGTCTCGGTTGCCGCTTCGCTCGTGCCGTTCCTTGAGCACGACGACGCCAACCGTGCGCTGATGGGCGCCAACATGCAACGGCAGTCGGTTCCTCTGCTCGTCGCTGAAGCCCCGTTCGTCGGTACCGGTATGGAAGGCGTCACCGCCCGCGACTCCGGCGCCGTCATCCTGGCCAAGCGTAACGGCATCATCGACTCGGTCGACTCCGAGCGCATCATCGTGCGCGTAGAAGGCGAGCATCACCCCACGCAGCTCTCGCGTGAGGTTGGTTCGGACATCTATCAGCTCACGAAGTTCAAGCGCTCCAACCAGAACACCTGCATCAACCAGAAGCCGATCGTTCGTAAGGGTGATCGCGTCGTCAAGGGTCAGGTCATCGCCGACGGTCCTTGCACCGAGCAAGGCGAACTCGGCCTCGGCCGTAACGTTCTGGTCGCCTTCATGCCGTGGCGCGGTTACAACTTTGAGGACGCGATCCTCATCTCGGAGAAGCTGGTCCGCGAGGACTACTACACCTCGATCCACATCGAGGAGTTCGAGATCGAAGCCCGCGACACAAAGCTTGGGCCGGAAGAGATCACGCGCGATATTCCCAACGTCAGCGAGCACGCATTGCGCGATCTCGATGACTCGGGCATCATCCGCATCGGCGCGAAGATCGGTCACAACGACATCCTCGTCGGCAAGGTAACGCCGAAGGGTGAAACGCAACTGACGCCGGAAGAGAAGCTCCTCCGCGCCATCTTCGGCGAAAAGGCCGGCGATGTTCGCGACGCTTCGCTCACGTGCCCTCCGGGTATCGAAGGCACCGTCGTCGACGTCCGCATCTTCTCCCGGAAGGGTCAGGAGAAGGACGAGCGCGCCAAGCAGATCGAGCAGGAGATGATCGAGAAGCTCGAGCGCAACCTCGCCGACGAGATTCGTATTCTCACCGACGAGCGTCTCAAGCGCCTCGAGGCCATCCTCGGTACGAAGGAAGTTCTCGCAGACCTGCACGACGAGCGCACGAACAAGAAGTTGCTCAACAAGGGCGATATCCTCGACCGCGACACCATCGAGCTCATCAGCACTCGTAACCTCAAGCGCATCCGCTACGCCGACAAGGACCCCCGCGTCAACGAGCAGATCGATGAGATCGAGGAGATGACCTCACGTCAGATCGATGTTCTCCGCAAGATCACCAACGAGAAGATCGGCAAGATGCAGAAGGGCGACGAACTCTCGCCTGGCGTCATCAAGATGGTCAAGGTCTACATCGCGATGAAGCGCAAGCTCTCTGTCGGTGACAAGATGGCCGGCCGCCACGGTAACAAGGGTGTCATCGCACGCATTCTGCCGGAAGAGGATATGCCGTACCTCCCCGATGGAACTCCCGTCGAGATCGTCCTCAATCCGCTCGGCGTGCCTTCGCGTATGAACGTCGGTCAGATCCTCGAGACGCACCTCGGCTGGGCTGCACACGAGCTTGGCAAGCAGGTCGCCGAACTCGCCGCAACCATGCAGTCGGCCAACGAAGTCCGCGAGCTCTTCAAGGCGCGCTTCGCCGGTACCGCTGCGCTGAACCAGCTTCTTGACCTCGACGACGAGCAGACCCTGCGCGTTGCCGCCGGCATGAAGCGCGGTATCTGGTTCGGCACGGCAGTCTTCGACGGTGCACGCGAGACCGAGATCAAGGCGCTTCTGAAGTCCGCTGGTCTTCCCAGCTCGGGCAAGTCGCAGCTCTACGATGGCATGGTCGGAGAACCTTTCGAGCAGCCCGCCACCGTCGGCTACATCTACATGCTCAAGCTGTCGCACCTTGTCGATGACAAGATCCACGCTCGTTCCATCGGACCGTACTCGCTCATCACTCAGCAGCCGCTGGGTGGTAAGGCACAGTTCGGCGGACAGCGCTTCGGTGAGATGGAAGTCTGGGCCCTTGAAGCTTACGGCGCCGCCTACATCCTGCAGGAGCTGCTCACCGCCAAGTCCGACGACGTCTTCGGTCGTACCAAGATCTACGAAGCCATCGTCAAGGGCGAAGCTGCCATCGAGCCGGGTGTACCCGAGTCGTTCAACGTTCTTATCCGCGAACTGCAGTCTCTCTGCCTCGACGTCGAACTGATCAAACAGGCCGACCAGAAGAAGCAGCCGCTGCCAGCTATCGCCGCAGCAGATTAG
- the rplL gene encoding 50S ribosomal protein L7/L12, translating into MADIQQLEDSIVSLSLLEASALVKKLEERLGVSAAAAVAAPAAGGGGAAAAAPAEEKTEFTVILKDAGANKINTIKAVREVTALGLKEAKDLVDGAPKPLKENVSKDDAAAIAKKFEGVATVEIK; encoded by the coding sequence ATGGCAGACATCCAGCAGTTGGAAGATTCAATCGTTAGCCTCAGCCTCCTCGAGGCTTCGGCTCTGGTCAAGAAGCTCGAAGAGCGTCTCGGCGTTTCGGCAGCAGCAGCAGTTGCAGCCCCGGCAGCAGGCGGCGGCGGTGCAGCGGCAGCAGCTCCGGCCGAAGAGAAGACCGAATTCACCGTCATCCTGAAGGATGCCGGCGCGAATAAGATCAACACCATCAAGGCTGTACGCGAAGTAACCGCTCTTGGGCTGAAGGAAGCCAAGGACTTGGTTGACGGCGCTCCGAAGCCTTTGAAGGAAAACGTTTCGAAGGATGACGCAGCTGCCATCGCGAAGAAGTTCGAAGGCGTTGCAACCGTAGAAATCAAGTAA
- the rplJ gene encoding 50S ribosomal protein L10: MALSRASKTEKVKQLATELEHSTSAIIGTFKGLTAAKDFELRKTVRAAGGNYHVVKNKLAARASEGTKIESALQGLKGVSAVAYTSGDPVALAKALSTWVKDNAEFTFKLGIVDGKVIDVREIGDLATMPGKEELFSKLLFLIQSPAQRLATVINATGRDLAVVINQGVEKGKFAGAAAPAAAVVEAKAEAAVAEAPVAEAPAAEGQLVAEAHAVEAAATEQPENSTASQGGEAATTDPVEG, encoded by the coding sequence ATGGCATTGTCCAGAGCATCAAAAACGGAGAAGGTGAAGCAGCTCGCGACCGAGCTCGAGCACTCGACCTCCGCTATCATCGGCACCTTCAAGGGCCTCACCGCCGCGAAGGACTTCGAGCTGCGCAAGACCGTTCGCGCTGCTGGTGGAAACTATCACGTTGTCAAGAACAAGCTGGCTGCACGCGCCAGCGAAGGCACCAAGATCGAGTCGGCACTTCAGGGGCTCAAGGGCGTGTCGGCTGTTGCCTACACCTCGGGTGACCCTGTTGCCCTTGCCAAGGCCCTTTCGACCTGGGTCAAGGACAACGCCGAGTTTACTTTCAAGCTGGGCATCGTTGACGGCAAGGTGATCGACGTCCGCGAAATCGGCGATCTCGCCACCATGCCGGGCAAGGAAGAGCTCTTCTCGAAGCTTCTCTTCCTCATCCAATCCCCTGCGCAGCGTCTGGCTACTGTCATCAACGCCACCGGCCGCGATCTCGCGGTTGTCATCAATCAGGGCGTCGAGAAGGGCAAGTTCGCTGGCGCAGCCGCTCCGGCAGCTGCAGTAGTCGAAGCGAAGGCAGAAGCTGCGGTTGCCGAGGCTCCCGTTGCTGAGGCTCCGGCAGCAGAAGGTCAACTCGTCGCCGAGGCTCACGCTGTTGAAGCTGCGGCCACTGAGCAGCCTGAAAACTCCACCGCATCGCAGGGTGGGGAAGCCGCGACCACGGACCCGGTCGAAGGATAA